Genomic segment of Phycisphaerae bacterium:
GATTTCCTCGCGGGTGAGGAAATCACCGATGCGATGCTCGGTCACTTCGCAGCCGGACGCGTCGGCCAGGCCGATGTAGACAAGCCCGACGGGTTTGTCGGGGGTGCCACCGGCGGGGCCGGCGATGCCGGTGACGCTGATGGCGTAGTCGGAGCCGCTCAGCCGGCGGCAGTTGACGGCCATCGCTTCAGCAACCGGCCGGCTCACGGCTCCGTGACGTGCAATTACGTCTGCGGGCACACCCAGCAGCCGCGTCTTGGCGGCATTTGAGTAAGTGACCACACCTTCGATGAAGCACGCGCTGCTGCCTGCCACGTCGGTCAGGCTCTTGGCGATCAGCCCGCCGGTACACGACTCGGCCGTCGAGACGGTTTTGCCCTGTTCGATCAGCAGCCGAACGACAGCGCTCCATAGCGTGTCGTTGTCTTCGCCGAACACGAATGTGCCGAATCGCGCGCGGACGTCCGCCGCGGTCGCATCAAGCAGCGACTGAGCCGCCTCGCGTGTCTCGCCGTGTGCATGGATACGGATGCCGATGATGAGCTGCTGGGCGGTCGTTCCCACGGTCGGGTTGCGACCCCGCTGCATCAGGTCACGAATCTTGTCGCCGACGTCTGACTCGCCCACCCCGAAGGTCAGGATTGTCCTGGCCAGCAGGACGCCCTGACCGGTGGCGGCCCGCAGGTGCGGCAAGACGTCGCGCTCGTACATGACCTGCATCTCGCGGGGCACGCCGGGCATCGCGAAAACTGTCGCCTTGCCGATCGACGCCCGGATTCCCGGAGCGGTTCCGCAGGTGTTGTGGATCGGTTCGCTGCCGGCCGGGAACATCGCCTGGATCCGGTTCGACTCCGGCATCTCGCGGTTTCGACGGGTGAAGAAGTCGCGGATCTCGTCCAGGAACTCCGGCCGCAGCCGCAGTTCGACCCCCATCACCGCCGCCAAGGCCTGGCGCGTCAGGTCGTCTTCGGTCGGTCCCAGCCCGCCGCTGATCAGCACGATGTCGGCCAGCTCGCACGCCCGAGCGATTTCCCGCCGGATGGGCTCCATCTCGTCGGCCACGGTGACGTGGGCGATCACGCGTACCCCCACCTCCGCCAGCCGCCGGGACAGCCAGGGGCTGTTGGTGTCGACGGTCTGGCCGAAAGTTAACTCGCTGCCGATGCTGATGATGATGGCGTTCATGACGCAAACCATACCGGGGGTTGCAGTCGGGTTGAAGGGCGCGCACCAGTGGCTCTACTGCTGGACAGAGGGCAGTCGGTCATGTTGAAGGGGGTACCAATCTTCAATGGCCATGGTGACAGCGACGTCGATCAGGCTGAGCTGAGCGTCTTCCTCGGCTGCCTGAGCGGTTCGGGCGTCCCCGCCAATCCGGACTGCGCACCCTGATCGCGCGTGATTGTGCGACCGCGCGCGGCTAGAATCAACCTGTCTGACAGCCTCCCAGGGGGTGCCCGCGCGCCGAGGTGGCCGTGCCGGGTTATTCGTTGCTCGCGGAGATGATGCGCATGAGGTCTTACAGGTTTGTGGTTCTCGGAGCACTGGCCGTCCTTGTTGCTATTGGACTGCTTTTCCTGTTCGTCCCGACGGCACCGCCCACGCCGCGTGTCTTGTCCGCACCGACGAGCGTTGTTTTCCTGATCGGCGACGGCATGGGTTTCGAGCAGGTGAAGGCGGCCAGCTTGTTTCTCAACGGCAAGGAGGGCGCGCTGTCGTTCGAGTCCTGGTCCCATCAGGCCGAGGTCTCCACCTATTCAGCAAGTTCCGAGGTTACCGACTCGGCCGCTTCGGCCACAGCCATGGCCACCGGCCACAAGGTCAACAATGGCGTGATCAGCCAGGCAATTCCCGGTGATGGCCGCCCGCTGGAGACGATCCTGGAGCGTTTCGCCGCCATGGGCCGCAGCACCGGGCTGGTGACCACTACTGAGATCACTCATGCCACGCCGGCCTGTTTTGCGGCTCACACGATGGACCGCGGCAAGAATCCTGATATTGCGGAATGCTATCTCAACCAGACGCGGCCCAATGTACTTTTTGGCGGCGGCGGGACGCTTAAAGGCGATGCCGTCCTGGCGGCCGGTTACACCGTCGTGACTGATCGGCCGGGCCTGGAAGAGTTGGACACGGAGTCCGTGACACATGTGGCCGGCTTGTTCGGCGAAGGCCACATGCCTTACGAGTACGACTACTTCACCAAGAAACACCTCGAATACGACCGCCTCCCACGCCTCTCAGAAATGTCCCGCGTCGCGCTGCGGATTCTGAGCAAGAACCCGCAGGGCTTCTTCCTGATGATCGAGGGCGGGAAGATCGATCACGCCGGTCACGGCAACGACCTCGAACGGAACGTGTACGAGACCATCGAGTTCGCCCGCACGGCTGAGGTGGTGATGGAGCACATCGGCGAACGTCGCGATACGCTGGTTATCGTTACCGCCGATCACGAGACGGGCGGCCTGAAGGTCGTCTGCGGCAACGGCAAAGGCACACTCCCCACTGTCACATGGTCGACCAAAGGCCACACGCCGGTACACGTACCGGCCTATGCCTGGGGCGTCAACGCTCACCGCGTGACCGGGATCATGGACAACACGCAGTGGTTCCAGATCTGCCTGGGCTTGGCCCCCTTGCCTGCTCCGACCACGATGCCCGCGGTCGCCGAAAGAGAGCTGTCCGCGACATTTGCGGCGACTCGATAACGGCTCCAGCAGCCTGTGTGGCGCAAACTCGATAGTTTGCCAATTGATCAGCAACACGCGAAGAGTACCATCGCCCGTCGGGCAAGCAGGCAGAGTGCAGGGGACGCAAGGACCCGAAGCAGAGAACGCTGCGAGTTTGAGCGGGAGAGAATGGCTGCAGGGGTGATGCGGGGGAGAAGGGTGAATGCTGTGTGAAGGGTATGAAGGGTGAGAAGGGTGGGAAGGGTGTGAAGGGTGGGAAGGGTGTGAAGGGTGGGAAGGGTGTGAAGGGTGAGAAGGGTGTGAAGGGGGAAGTCGGGATTGATGGCAGGCGTCTGACGGATGAGGGCCTTCCTGCCGCCGCCGGCTTTCACAGACGCCGTCGGATTCCGCAGAAGGTGCCGGATTTCATAGACGCCGTCGGATTTCGCAGAAAGGGACCATCATGAGAGGTAAAGCGGCCGAGTCGTTTGAGGAGCTGCACGTATACCAGCGGGCCAGGGAGTTGACCAACGCCGTGTATGCCCTCACACGCGGGCCGTTGTTTTCTCGTGATCGCGGCCTGGTCGACCAGATCCGGCGTGCGTCGGTGTCGATCATGTCCAACATCGCCGAGGGTTTCGAGCGCGGCACAACCACCGAATTCGTTCAGTATCTGTATGTTGCCAAGGGCTCGTCCGGAGAAGTCCGGGCGCAGCTCCAGATCGCGCTGGACCAGGGGTACCTGCAGGCCGTCGAGCACGAGCGATTGCACGATCTCTGCCGGCGCACCAGCGGAATGATTTCCAACTTCATCGCTCATCTTCAGGCCTCGGACTATTCAGGCGAAAAACACGCCCGCCCCAAGCGCCGGGCAATCGAGTTGGTGCAGCAACAGCAGCAAGCCCTGAGGGCTGCGCAGCTCGCCGGCATGCGTCCGGCCGATCGCCCGCCGGGATAAAACATCGCGCATGAACAACATGCTTCTCTGCGCGTCTGCATGTGGATTCTTATGCAACTGGGGGGTATACTCTCCGCGCTCTTGGATCTGGAGCATAAAACAGGCTACACCACAAGGAGGCATGCTTATGCCGTGCAGGCGTGAAGCGGACCGGTTGATACCGACGGCGGTTTGTCTGTGGATTCTTCTGGTGTGTGGAACGGGCCTATCTCATGGAGCGGTGCAGATGACGCAGTGCCAACCAGGCGATCCGTTTGATGCCGCGCCGTACGCGTTCAGGGATGCCGAACCCGACGGCAAGGCGATCGGTCTTCGCTGGGGCGAACCGCGGAAGCTGCGGCGCGTCGTAACGGACTTCGGTGAGAAGGCTCCCCCGCCCGAGAAGGTCAAGCTCCAGTATTGGCACAACACCTGGGACGGCAGACCTGACCCGATCCGTGCGGAGACCGGTGCCGGCGGCGCCGGTTGGGACCGCATGGACGACTGGACCAACGGCCAGTGGCGCGATGCCGACGCGCACCTGGATGTGAAGGGTGGTTTGTGGACCTTCACTTTCAACCCGACCGGTAACAAGGAATACACCGGTATGGGCCGGCCCGGCGTGGGCTACCGCAAGACACTGAAGGTGCGGTTATTGAGCGAAGAGAGGCTCCCGGCCTCGATGGAAATCCGGGCTATTACGGATGCGGTTTGTCAGCCGGTGAGGGTCCGGGTGATGTTCGGCAAGCCCGCCGATCCGAGGATCAGCGTCGACAAGGATGATGCCGGGACGATCGAGGTTTTCAATGGAGCAGTGACCTCCGTTGGTGCTCTGGGTGCGGCCAGGGTTGAACCGGCTCATACCTGGGCCCTTCGGGGCGGCGCCGAAGGCAGTCTTGAATTCGGTCTTATGATGGCCGTCGACCCGGTTGATCCACGTTATGACCGCACAATTGTCACGCTCCGATCCGGCAACCGTCCTTTTTCTTTTGCCGCCGATGAGGTCGCCCGAGGCCACAGAATCCTGGTTGACGATCTGGGCGTGCTCGTGGTGAGGGCCGATGACGGAATCACCTTGGAGGGCTACCGCCGGGCCCGCAAGGAGTTTCCCGGCCGTACGGTCTATGATCGCGTTTTCGACGAACCTGAGCAGACCTGGCAACGTGCCTGGAACGATATGCCCCTCAAGCGTCCGCTGTACTTCGTGCACGGCCTGCCCGGCAACCGCAACGCCATGCACCAGTTGCCCGACGGCAGCCTGCGGATCACCGGGCGTCGGCAGTGGTTCAATGTGCCGAAGAGTCCGAAGGACACGGATCGCAAGCTGTGGGACGGAGAGATACTCCATGTGGACTTCGGTCTGCCGCAAGGCGGTTTTGAGGCCAAGCGGGAGCTCAAGGAGGGTTATCTGCCCCTGCTGAGAACCTGGTGGCAGGACGGCGACGTTCACTATGAACAGAGCGCCATTCTGGACAAGCTGAACGGCGGCCTGGAGACGATTGCCCTCGATGATCCGACGGTGTTGCTGGTTCGCATCCGGATGGTAAACACCGGCAAAGACGGCACTGGCATTGCCCGCCTGTTGTTTGGTACGCACGGCGGCGACGCGCCCGAGACGCTGATACTGAGGGGTGACCAACTATTTGCCAAGAGCGGCGACAAAGAGCGTTTTCGGTTTCTCATAATCAGCGGTGATAAAGGTATTGCTTCGCAAGAAGGACCGCGCATCCGTTGGAAGATGGAACTGAGGCCCGGTCAGGCGCACGAGATCTACTGCCTCGTGCCATCGGTGACGCTGACAGAAGAGGCAGAGATTGCGGCGTTGCGCGGAAGGGACTTTGATGCCGACAGCAAACGGATCTGCGAGTACTGGCGGGCAATCACGGCCCGAGGCGCGCAGATCGAGACACCCGAGCCGGCCATCAATGATTTCTACAAGTCCCACGTCCGCCACCTGCTCGTCAACTGCTACAAGGAAGTTGGCTCGGACCGGCTCCACGCCCATGTGGGGACCTTTTCATACGGCGTCTACCCGGACGAGTCGTGCATGATGATCAGCGATCTGGACCGTCGTGGTTACCATGACGAGGCCCGGCGGTGCCTTGATTCGTTCCTGGAATACCAGGGGACGGTGCAGATGCCGGGCAACTTCAAGTCCAAGGAGGGCCTTTTTTACGGGTCCGGCGGTCACGACACCGGCGGCTATAACAAGAGCCACGGCTGGGTCATGTGGAACATGGCCGAGCACT
This window contains:
- a CDS encoding four helix bundle protein, with product MRGKAAESFEELHVYQRARELTNAVYALTRGPLFSRDRGLVDQIRRASVSIMSNIAEGFERGTTTEFVQYLYVAKGSSGEVRAQLQIALDQGYLQAVEHERLHDLCRRTSGMISNFIAHLQASDYSGEKHARPKRRAIELVQQQQQALRAAQLAGMRPADRPPG
- a CDS encoding alkaline phosphatase gives rise to the protein MRSYRFVVLGALAVLVAIGLLFLFVPTAPPTPRVLSAPTSVVFLIGDGMGFEQVKAASLFLNGKEGALSFESWSHQAEVSTYSASSEVTDSAASATAMATGHKVNNGVISQAIPGDGRPLETILERFAAMGRSTGLVTTTEITHATPACFAAHTMDRGKNPDIAECYLNQTRPNVLFGGGGTLKGDAVLAAGYTVVTDRPGLEELDTESVTHVAGLFGEGHMPYEYDYFTKKHLEYDRLPRLSEMSRVALRILSKNPQGFFLMIEGGKIDHAGHGNDLERNVYETIEFARTAEVVMEHIGERRDTLVIVTADHETGGLKVVCGNGKGTLPTVTWSTKGHTPVHVPAYAWGVNAHRVTGIMDNTQWFQICLGLAPLPAPTTMPAVAERELSATFAATR
- a CDS encoding competence/damage-inducible protein A; its protein translation is MNAIIISIGSELTFGQTVDTNSPWLSRRLAEVGVRVIAHVTVADEMEPIRREIARACELADIVLISGGLGPTEDDLTRQALAAVMGVELRLRPEFLDEIRDFFTRRNREMPESNRIQAMFPAGSEPIHNTCGTAPGIRASIGKATVFAMPGVPREMQVMYERDVLPHLRAATGQGVLLARTILTFGVGESDVGDKIRDLMQRGRNPTVGTTAQQLIIGIRIHAHGETREAAQSLLDATAADVRARFGTFVFGEDNDTLWSAVVRLLIEQGKTVSTAESCTGGLIAKSLTDVAGSSACFIEGVVTYSNAAKTRLLGVPADVIARHGAVSRPVAEAMAVNCRRLSGSDYAISVTGIAGPAGGTPDKPVGLVYIGLADASGCEVTEHRIGDFLTREEIRDRTRKIALNRLRLRLLAQVEHFRGKNGLGDSAR